A section of the Mesobacillus jeotgali genome encodes:
- a CDS encoding QcrA and Rieske domain-containing protein, giving the protein MSKHRVSRRQFLNYTLTGVGGFMAAGMLMPMVRFAVDPVLRGEDAGDFIATPLKIADITKEPQKVNFKFTQKDAWYESEETGTAWVFKGEDGKIVALSPVCKHLGCVVDWGTDKEHPDQFFCPCHYGRYEKDGTNVPGTPPLAPLDVYPTKEKDGFLYVGKAEPRKGA; this is encoded by the coding sequence GTGAGTAAGCATCGTGTTTCAAGACGTCAATTCTTAAACTATACTCTAACAGGTGTAGGCGGTTTCATGGCTGCAGGGATGTTGATGCCAATGGTTCGCTTTGCCGTGGATCCTGTACTTAGGGGTGAAGATGCGGGAGATTTTATTGCGACTCCGTTAAAGATCGCAGATATCACAAAAGAACCGCAAAAAGTCAACTTTAAATTCACACAAAAAGATGCATGGTATGAATCCGAAGAAACGGGAACAGCATGGGTATTTAAGGGTGAAGATGGAAAGATCGTAGCATTGTCTCCTGTTTGTAAGCACCTTGGCTGTGTTGTAGACTGGGGTACTGATAAGGAGCATCCTGATCAGTTCTTCTGCCCTTGCCACTACGGCCGTTATGAGAAAGATGGAACAAACGTGCCAGGTACACCACCTTTGGCACCATTGGATGTATATCCAACAAAAGAGAAAGACGGATTCCTTTATGTAGGAAAAGCCGAACCACGGAAGGGGGCGTAA
- a CDS encoding YpiF family protein, with the protein MKWVAADVEMYQKAAEYVDTAIVPLLPVSFGEDMKQNASMAEFAGILTSQLEKQFRGRIFLLPDFVYIKENEGSLNALKEWENTLLDKQFKHIFYVTSDSRWRQQEKELKGNVLWLPSLPLEHMQDQQKVSIVEDQVVQLLSLFTEKWEEE; encoded by the coding sequence ATGAAATGGGTGGCAGCAGATGTTGAAATGTATCAAAAAGCCGCTGAGTACGTGGATACGGCAATAGTCCCTTTATTGCCAGTTTCTTTTGGTGAAGATATGAAACAAAATGCCTCGATGGCGGAATTCGCAGGAATTCTTACATCACAGCTTGAAAAGCAGTTTCGGGGGAGAATCTTCCTTTTGCCTGATTTTGTATACATAAAGGAAAATGAGGGAAGCTTGAACGCTTTGAAGGAATGGGAAAACACTCTATTGGACAAGCAATTCAAGCATATTTTTTATGTCACATCTGACAGTCGCTGGAGACAGCAAGAGAAAGAGCTTAAGGGAAATGTGTTATGGCTTCCTTCATTGCCTTTGGAGCATATGCAGGATCAGCAGAAGGTATCGATCGTCGAGGACCAGGTTGTGCAATTATTATCTTTGTTCACAGAGAAATGGGAAGAAGAATAA